cctcctcctgggcATCTCTTATATGAAGCTTACAATGACCAGCAAGCAGTTTGAGTCCAGTCTTGAACCAAATAAACCTGCACACTGGACTTCTCCAGTGAAAGCCATTTTTAGTATAGGACTAGACTAAATCATGGTAAACCAGCCTAGAGACTATCAGCTGTATTTAAGTACTGACACATGTATCAAAAAGGTCAAGAGTTATACAAGTCTAAAATGTACACCTTCAGTTCCTTACAGTCCACTCCAAAATCCCGAAGGACAAAACCACTGTTCAGTCTAGTGTTTCCTCTGCTTCAACAGATCTCAGGCCACAAGACATGGTACATTTGTATCAAACTTTATTGTTGCCATGTGCGGTGGCACAAAGTTGCTGAGCAAAGAATTCTGGGAAATCAGCTGCCATCAAGAAATCAGCTAGAGACACTGCTCAAACTGCAAGACGGGTGACCAAAGCGTCAGACATATCACAAATGCATCCAACAAGGCCTGTTTGGGTGCTTAATTGGGACATTGCTTCACACTCACTTCAAATAACGTGTGACATAGACAAAATTCATCCCGAACCTGAGGTTCAGCCAACTAAAAATGATCATAACTTATGAAGCATGTGCTGGACGTTGTTTCTATAAAGTTCCCCGCTTTACCCAAAGTGCATAAGAACACCATTGGCCATTGTTAAAGCCACGGCGTGAGAAATTCCCCCAGAGCCGTGAGAGAAAAAACACGCACAGCTCAGCAATGACACTACAGGACAGTAGGCAGCTCCAACAGTCTAGAAGGGAACTGGGGATAATTCCATGATATCAGGTGAATATGGTTTGGATTCACAAAGAACATAATTTCTAAGGGGCGTTAAGGTGCTTCCCAGACACAGCACCATCGAACTCGGCAACCTTACAACCTCAGTCACCGGTCAGATGGACGATATACTGAAAGGTGGATGGAAGACAACAGGTAGATGAAGGGACGACTGACCTGACACTGAGTGGCGACTCCACAGACAGGCCCAGCAGGGCGCAGGCGTCACGTGTAAAGATGCTGCAGATCTCAGCCCACTGGTTGGTCTCCAGCAAACTGCGGTAGGGTGAGTTCTCAATGCCATTCCGTAAATACACCAGACTGCCCATCAGCACCTGGATGTCTGCCACATGAGTAAGAGAAACACTTTCAGGGCTACAGATGCTGAGCCACACAAAGATTGTTCGGATGAGGTGCATCGCGCCTACACAacgcccccctccccctccaccaccctgagCTGTTCCCAGAGGCTCTGCCCTGGGCATAATGCCCATCCCAAGATGCTTGTCCCCAGGGCCCACCTCTCTGGTGCTGGGCAGCAAAGGGCTGGAAGTGGCGAGCATAGTGCAGTGCTTCCAGCTGGTTGTCCACGCCGCCGTTGAGCAGGCTGATGAAGTAGAGTCTGTGGAGTTTGAATTCCAGGCTACTGTTCAGATCCAGCAGCCTCTGCCTGTTGGTGACCGCCCACCTAGAGAAAGGCCACACGTAGTGCATCATTACCATCACAGGCCCACTACTTTAAGGCAATCTTCAATACTTTatacaacaagaacaaaaaaaagtgatagAACAAGATGAGTCCTACATACTCTAGTGCTGGCCTGAGGTCTTGCATGCGTAAAGCCTCTAGAATGCGGTTAAGCTCCAGAAATGGCTGCTTCATGCTCATGTCTATGACCACGCCGGACTCCTGAAGAAAGGGCAGGCACACAGATCCATTAGCACCGAGACAAAAGGTGCTAGACAACATTAAACCACTACCGCAAACCTCATAGCTGaaagccaaacaaaacaattatccAACATTTTCCCCACTACAGTTAAAGCAGGGGGAattacacacttatacacacacacacacacacacacacacacacacacacacacacacacagtggagcatTCTAAGTACAGTTGGAAATCCACTGGCCTAGAATGGATTGATTTCATAATGAAAGTAAAGTACTAGCAGTTTACGCAGCATGGACACGGGCTAATACATCCTGCCTAGAGGTCATTAATGGAGCCACACCTGACAGAGGTCTTCAGCTACACTCAGCATACCCTGGCGATACAGATGCTCCACGATTGTCTCGCTCAGGTTCCTCTGTTTCTCGGGAGAGTCCCACACAGTCTCTGCTACCACAGCACTCACCTCCGCATCAAAGTTCTGCAGGACAGAACAAGCAGTTACACACTTCGCATTGACCTGCATTAAGCACGAGACTGGATATCAAAGTGgggtgtgtgagcgtgcatgcgcgtgtgtgtatacatacggTACTCACTCGGTCGATAGCTTTGCCCACTTTGGACACACTGCCATGGATGTCTTTGTGACGGGAGGCGAGAATCTGCACAGTTTCTTTGATTTCTTTACAGCACTGCGCCATTGTCTGAGAGAGCGCAGACAAGTCAGCATCTTGCACACCTGTGGGGTTGGGGGCCACAAACATACTTCACTAGAGTACATTCATGCCCTGCCATTTAAACAACTACATGAAAATCAGCCACACAATATACAGCCAGTCAAATAAACACCAGCAAGCTTTTGTGTGGGCAAGCAGTCCAAGATAATACCAAAAGACATGACTCTCTTCTCTGATTCTATCAAGCAGGGTGTACtgcctccaaacacacacaaaacaacaacaacaaacaacccaCCACACCCATTCTCCCACTTTCTGTCTTTTGGTTCTTCTGGGCAGGATGTTTATTCCATGAGAAGTATACTACTATGTTCTTGGTGAAATTCATGGCATGTCAGACATCAACAAATAAAATCCCCTCCCACACCACACCAGCTGATGGGTCATTACAAAACACTTCGATCCCACCCCCTTCATCCCCAGGACCTGTGCTTACCAAAAGTTACCACACGGCTGCGCAGCTCACAGACACTGTGCAGAAGCTCGTCCAGCCGCTCCTCCGACTGGTGTCCATACGTCACAAACCGGTGCAGCACTTTCTCCAGCTCACgctccacacacgcacactgctcCATCTCTGCAGGGTCTGCCAAGtcctctctcgcttgctctccctcactcccacacacacacacacacacacacacacccacacacaacagcagcaatgACACCAGCACCTGCAGTATGAGGACAAAATCATTACATGGGGTGTTCGTTAAAATTTCTCTGTAAATGTAAGACTTGTACACAGTGAAATCTGATTTAATGCCCACTGTTCTAGGTAAACAATATCAGTGGGTCGTACAATGATCGTATGTTGTATCAAACATAGTAATGCAAGTACAAAACGTTAAACTCACTCAGCCTCATTTTGCACCATTGtacgtttttttttaatttgctctATCTGAAAGTCACAGCACTGTGTTCTTAACTCCAGTTAGCTAAATTTACTTAGACCACACAAGTGTCTGATTACTTGTAAGCAGATAATGTAAATTACCTGCTTTTCCAAATATGCCAGTCCTCACAGGCTTTCAGTGTTAGCAATTAAACAAGTGGAGGCTCCTGGAGGCCAAATTTATACTTCACATCCCAAATTAAAACATTGTGGGCGCTGATTACTGATTAACGATAGCTTGCTAGCTATCTAGATGGCCTTAATCCAATATACCAAgctctagctagctaaaatgtgCGCATTATAAATCAGGTCGTAAACAAAGTTAGTAGCTAGCTACGTtaagctagctaatgttagctaccCATTTTCGAGCTACAAAAACTTTTTCTGCAAACGCCAGCTTGGTCATGTTTCACACTCGTATGTATGtaagataagctaagctaagctaaaataagctaagctagttagccaTCTGACAGAACCGAGGGTGGCAAACAACACACTAAAGCTAGCTTGCCCACATCCCAATATAGCACCAAGTACCAACGGGATCCTAATTTAGGCATGATAATGCttgttcaaatgtttgttttaagtgttgtttttaaatgttgtttttaaatgttttgtgcaAAATTGTGGATAAACATCCATCGGGTCAAACAACAGCTCGAGCTTTGCTAATCTTGGCTATGCGTTTTACTGCGTTCGGTATTTTGCACATTAAGTAAAGGGTACGCTTTAAAAGGCTTTTACTGACTATATCCATGTATTTAACGAAAACGGCTGAGTCTGACCTACAGTTTCATCTAGACTGtatcttcaaaaataaaatcaaaataaaaacagtgtaCTTGCCTGTTATACTACCACTCTTCCACCAGACGTCCCTCGAAGCAACGCACTCGGGAAGTTCTTCTTCTAGGCCGGAGAACGTTGTTGACGTAAGCGCTCACTGTCAGCGCGCCCTCTCCTGACTGGGAGAATAAACGAATAAACGGGTTTTCTCTGGTCAGCTGTCGTACACCGTTGTGCAGGAGCCAATATTTCACACTTGTCAGTGTTAATGGCAAATTCTACAATGGTATTTTTAAACCATAACTCTAAAAACTCGTTTACATTTAGATACGTTAAAATCAGAGCAgtagtgtgtgcgcgcgcacacacacacacacttatgtgcaaaataatagcagtctaacatcactaatgtatttaattactgattttggcagaaaagataatacaacatggggaaaaaatgtatgACTaagtgtagccgagtaatggacaaccaacagaatcaacagtcatgacatgcacactgctaattgggtgtaattgattcatttaatgaaaggggcatgttcaaattaatagcagtgtggagttcaattagtgaggtcattcattctatgaagaaactggtgtcaattatggccttTATTTAAAGGAGGTCAGCAAATGCCGTACCTGGTAGTTTTAGCCCTTGCTTGGTGAGTAAAATGGGTGAGAAAGAACCTtaatcaagaagttgattggagaggggaaaacataaagaagtgcagaaaataattggctgctcagctaataTGATCTCAAGTGCTTTAAAATGGCCaacaaaacctgaaacacatggtaggaaaagaaatactatcATCCACGTAGATTACAGAATAACAAatatggcaaagaagcatccaatgatcagctccagggaaatcaaagaagatcttcgttacctgtgagtactgcaacaactAGAAGACgcctatgtgaagccaaactatttgcaagaaaccctcgtaaagtaccattgctgaaaaaaaagacgtgttgaaaaggttacagcttgccaaagaacacagtgactggcctaaagagaagtggtgcgacattctatggacagatgagagcaagattgttcttattgggtctaaaggccacagacagtttgtgagatgacccataaacactgaattcaagccacagtacactgtgaagactgtaaaacatggaggtgcaagcatcaaggtttggggatgtttctcatactttggagtcagacCCATTTATCACataccatggaccagtttgaatatatcaaaaatactggaagaggtcatgttgcctcaTGCtaaagaagaaatgcccttgaaatgggtgtttccacaggacaatgaccccaaacacaccagcaagcgggcaacgttgatgttatgaagtggccagcccaatcctcAGATctcaatccgattgagaatttgtggagtgacatcaaaaatgctgtttttgatgtaaaacccaagaatgcagaagaactgtggaatgtagtccagtcagcttgggctggaatatgtttgcaggtgtcagatgttagttccacaccacacagatgtaaagccgttatcagaaataaaggttatacataaatattagttcagtgatcaaaagataagctaaatctgtaaacaactttgtttatactgtaaatatttgagtttgaaaatgaacacactgctattttttttaacaatccattattctcttttttcttcattttcagtttaaaaatggatattttgttcgtgttttcatttggaattgaatgtgcagtgcccccagtgcctttgtgtatatggaaataaatgctagtatgaggattgagctttctcagttgttttaaacacactgctattattttgcacataactgtgtgtgtgtgtgtatatatataattttattttacttatttatttttttttaaatattacacacaaGACTAAGTTGCTCAGAAAGCCAGTGGGCTACATATCACTCGAAATGGCGTTAAACACTTAGCGACAGATGTCAAAAGCAGAGaatatcttaaaaaaaacccaaaaaaccaaTGTCATCTGACATGCATGCCAAACATACACAGCATAACGGACATCATATACTGTATCATTCAAATCACATTTCAATAACTCCAGAGCTTAACTCAGTTTTCTATGA
This region of Electrophorus electricus isolate fEleEle1 chromosome 2, fEleEle1.pri, whole genome shotgun sequence genomic DNA includes:
- the rmnd5b gene encoding E3 ubiquitin-protein transferase RMND5B — translated: MEQCACVERELEKVLHRFVTYGHQSEERLDELLHSVCELRSRVVTFGVQDADLSALSQTMAQCCKEIKETVQILASRHKDIHGSVSKVGKAIDRNFDAEVSAVVAETVWDSPEKQRNLSETIVEHLYRQGMLSVAEDLCQESGVVIDMSMKQPFLELNRILEALRMQDLRPALEWAVTNRQRLLDLNSSLEFKLHRLYFISLLNGGVDNQLEALHYARHFQPFAAQHQRDIQVLMGSLVYLRNGIENSPYRSLLETNQWAEICSIFTRDACALLGLSVESPLSVSFASGCMALPVLMNIKQVIEQRQCSGVWTHKDELPIEIDLGKKCWYHSVFACPILRQQTSESNPPMKLICGHVISRDALNKLTNAGKLKCPYCPMEQNPSDAKQIFF